From a single Mesorhizobium shangrilense genomic region:
- a CDS encoding L-aspartate oxidase, giving the protein MNADVRSFFGRPIIIGGGIAGLMTALHLAPEPVLLVSRTPLGLDASSTWAQGGLAASLGDDDNPALHLADTLVAGDGLCDAEMASRILHAAPGAIETLEGFGVRFDRTPEGSLRLGLEAAHGRRRIVHAGGDGSGREVMRALAAAVRSTPSIVVVEGVEARRLAVSENAVQGVWASCSMGPVFFGSRRVVLATGGIGGLFFDTTNPLSSCGQGLALAARAGAVLADMEFIQFHPTALDGPDRPMQLISEAVRGEGATVVDETGRRFLDGLQGAELAPRDVVARAIWEHLSKGHRVYLDARDKAGPTFARRFPTIASACRDAGIDPAYDLIPIRPAQHYHMGGVAVDGSGRTSVTGLWACGEVASTGLHGANRLASNSLTEAVVCARCVAESLAGTPVLRTKLATANDFPAPDPRTVRPLLSRALGIVRDSEGLKATARALLPLAEGKDAASDPAAVGLMIAIAALSREESRGAHYRADFPHRAAVARRFELTLVDALAAARELAHSPSLEGAK; this is encoded by the coding sequence ATGAATGCGGACGTCCGCAGCTTCTTTGGCAGACCTATTATTATCGGCGGCGGCATTGCCGGGCTGATGACCGCGCTTCATCTGGCACCCGAGCCGGTGCTTCTTGTTTCCAGGACGCCACTCGGACTTGACGCTTCGAGCACGTGGGCACAGGGCGGCCTGGCCGCCAGCCTCGGCGATGACGACAATCCAGCACTGCATCTCGCCGACACGCTCGTCGCCGGCGATGGGTTGTGCGACGCTGAAATGGCGAGCCGCATCCTGCACGCGGCGCCCGGCGCGATTGAGACGCTGGAGGGCTTCGGGGTCCGCTTCGACCGCACGCCGGAAGGGTCATTGCGCCTCGGACTGGAGGCGGCGCACGGCCGCCGGCGCATTGTCCATGCCGGCGGCGATGGCAGCGGGCGCGAGGTCATGCGTGCCTTGGCAGCGGCCGTGCGTTCCACGCCGTCGATTGTAGTTGTGGAAGGCGTAGAAGCGCGCCGGCTGGCGGTGAGCGAGAATGCGGTCCAGGGCGTCTGGGCAAGCTGTTCAATGGGTCCTGTGTTCTTTGGCTCGCGACGGGTTGTCCTCGCCACCGGCGGGATTGGCGGGCTGTTTTTCGACACCACCAATCCTTTGAGTAGTTGCGGACAGGGCCTGGCACTTGCAGCGCGCGCGGGTGCTGTCCTTGCCGATATGGAATTCATCCAGTTCCACCCGACCGCGCTTGACGGGCCGGACCGCCCCATGCAGCTCATCAGTGAGGCTGTTCGCGGCGAAGGCGCGACAGTCGTCGATGAAACAGGCCGGCGCTTTCTCGACGGCCTACAGGGTGCGGAACTCGCGCCGCGCGACGTTGTGGCGCGAGCCATCTGGGAGCATCTTTCGAAAGGCCATCGCGTCTATCTCGATGCGCGGGACAAGGCCGGCCCAACATTCGCGCGGCGGTTTCCGACGATTGCTTCGGCCTGTCGCGATGCTGGCATCGATCCGGCGTATGACCTCATTCCCATTCGTCCCGCCCAGCATTACCATATGGGTGGTGTTGCCGTGGATGGCTCCGGTCGCACCTCCGTTACAGGGCTTTGGGCTTGCGGCGAAGTCGCCTCGACCGGGCTGCACGGCGCCAACAGGCTCGCCAGCAACTCGTTGACCGAGGCGGTTGTCTGCGCGCGCTGCGTCGCTGAAAGTCTGGCAGGAACTCCTGTCCTGCGAACAAAGCTGGCGACTGCAAACGATTTCCCTGCGCCCGATCCAAGGACTGTGCGCCCTCTCTTGTCGCGAGCGCTCGGCATCGTGCGGGATAGCGAAGGTTTGAAAGCAACTGCACGTGCCTTGTTGCCGCTTGCCGAAGGCAAGGACGCGGCATCGGATCCGGCGGCTGTCGGCTTGATGATCGCGATCGCCGCCTTGTCGCGCGAAGAAAGCCGCGGCGCTCACTACCGCGCCGACTTTCCGCATCGTGCTGCCGTCGCCCGACGCTTTGAACTCACTCTCGTAGATGCCTTGGCGGCAGCGCGGGAGCTCGCACACTCTCCAAGCCTCGAAGGGGCTAAGTGA
- the nadC gene encoding carboxylating nicotinate-nucleotide diphosphorylase → MKLSPLPMVMLEPLVRAALLEDLGRAGDVTTEAVVPKQHYARTVLAARQSGVVAGLDLAMLAFRLIDPDVEISVGRADGNNVTRGEVIASVVGPARAILTAERTALNFLCHLSGIATATASIVAAVRGHGAKIVCTRKTTPGLRALEKYAVRAGGGSNHRFGLDDAVLIKDNHIAIAGGIRPALERARSGAGHLVKIEVEIDTLAQLEEALGFAPDAVLLDNMSLDDLRRAVAIVGGRAITEASGGITSDTARAIAATGVDLISIGRLTHSAPILDIGLDYRGS, encoded by the coding sequence ATGAAGCTCTCACCGCTTCCCATGGTCATGCTTGAGCCGCTTGTACGAGCAGCTCTTCTCGAAGACCTTGGCAGAGCCGGCGACGTGACCACGGAAGCCGTAGTCCCGAAGCAACACTATGCGAGGACCGTGCTGGCGGCGCGCCAGTCCGGCGTTGTCGCCGGCCTCGATCTGGCGATGCTCGCTTTCCGCCTGATCGATCCTGATGTCGAAATCTCGGTGGGGCGGGCAGACGGCAACAATGTCACGCGGGGAGAGGTCATTGCATCCGTGGTTGGACCGGCCCGGGCCATTCTCACAGCCGAACGGACAGCACTCAATTTCCTGTGCCATCTGAGCGGAATCGCTACAGCAACGGCATCGATCGTCGCCGCGGTTCGCGGACATGGCGCGAAGATCGTCTGCACCCGCAAGACGACGCCTGGATTGCGAGCGCTGGAGAAATACGCAGTACGCGCCGGTGGCGGATCCAATCACCGCTTCGGCCTCGACGATGCCGTTCTGATCAAGGACAACCACATCGCCATCGCCGGCGGCATTCGTCCCGCGCTTGAGCGGGCACGAAGCGGTGCCGGTCATCTGGTCAAGATCGAAGTCGAGATCGATACACTGGCTCAGTTGGAGGAGGCACTTGGCTTCGCTCCTGATGCTGTCCTGCTCGACAACATGTCCCTCGACGACCTCCGCCGCGCCGTCGCAATCGTTGGCGGTCGCGCGATCACCGAGGCTTCGGGCGGGATCACATCCGACACGGCGCGAGCGATTGCCGCGACCGGCGTCGACCTGATTTCCATCGGTCGACTGACCCACAGCGCGCCGATCCTGGATATCGGCCTCGACTATCGGGGCTCATGA
- the panD gene encoding aspartate 1-decarboxylase, producing MRKLVAGKLHGIYVTEANLNYHGSITLDPDHCEAAGILPMEFVEIWNKNSGARISTYVILGERGSRCCILNGAAARTCQPDDQIIVCNSIYLDEAEITSLKPRIVTFDQDNHILDRLSYSVDLDADGRYSFSILDEANEALAIPALVSGA from the coding sequence ATGCGAAAACTAGTCGCCGGCAAGTTGCACGGCATCTACGTCACCGAAGCGAACCTCAACTACCACGGCTCGATAACGCTCGACCCCGACCACTGTGAAGCCGCAGGGATCCTGCCGATGGAATTCGTGGAGATATGGAACAAGAATTCCGGTGCACGGATTTCGACCTATGTCATTCTGGGCGAGCGTGGCTCACGCTGCTGTATCCTCAACGGCGCGGCCGCTCGCACCTGCCAGCCAGACGACCAGATCATTGTCTGCAACTCCATCTATTTGGACGAAGCTGAAATCACCTCGCTGAAGCCGCGGATCGTCACGTTCGACCAGGACAACCACATACTCGACCGCCTGAGCTACTCCGTCGACCTTGACGCAGATGGCCGCTACAGTTTCTCCATCCTTGACGAGGCGAATGAAGCTTTGGCCATTCCTGCCCTGGTCTCCGGGGCGTGA
- the thiC gene encoding phosphomethylpyrimidine synthase ThiC, with amino-acid sequence MNALTPAVSTGPLPASRKIHKLGTIHPHIKVPMREISVHPTAGEPPVTVYDPSGPYTDPTVETSIEKGLARLRHEWITARADVEAYDGRHVRPEDNGFAAGERLTPEFPVRDRPLRAKAGKAVTQIAYARAGIITPEMEFVAIRENLGREIARGKLQRDGESFGAAVPDFVTPEFVRDEVARGRAIIPANINHPESEPMIIGRNFLVKINANIGNSAVTSSMAEEVEKMVWAIRWGADTVMDLSTGRNIHNIRDWIVRNSPVPIGTVPLYQALEKVGGVAEDLTWEVYRDTLIEQAEQGVDYFTIHGGVRLHYIPLTVNRVTGIVSRGGSIMAKWCLHHHRESFLYEHFAEICDICRAYDVSFSLGDGLRPGSIADANDAAQFAELETLGELTKIAWAKDCQVMIEGPGHVPMHKIKENMDKQLTVCGEAPFYTLGPLTTDIAPGYDHITSGIGAAMIGWFGTAMLCYVTPKEHLGLPDRNDVKIGVITYKIAAHAADLAKGHPAAKVRDDALSRARFEFRWEDQFNLSLDPETARSFHDQTLPKEAHKVAHFCSMCGPKFCSMRISHDIRAEAQKEGMAAMATKYREGGDLYLPVDETGVPLMPEAPESS; translated from the coding sequence ATGAATGCCCTCACCCCAGCCGTCTCAACGGGACCGCTGCCTGCCTCACGGAAGATCCACAAGCTCGGTACCATCCACCCGCACATCAAAGTGCCGATGCGCGAAATCTCCGTCCATCCGACAGCGGGCGAACCGCCCGTCACCGTCTACGATCCGTCCGGCCCCTATACCGACCCGACGGTCGAAACCAGCATCGAGAAAGGCCTTGCCCGGCTTCGCCATGAATGGATTACCGCGCGTGCCGATGTCGAAGCCTATGACGGCCGCCATGTCCGGCCAGAAGACAATGGATTCGCGGCGGGCGAGCGCCTGACACCGGAATTTCCGGTCCGCGACCGACCGCTCAGGGCCAAGGCCGGCAAGGCGGTGACACAGATCGCCTACGCGCGCGCCGGCATCATCACGCCCGAGATGGAGTTCGTCGCCATCCGCGAAAACCTCGGCCGCGAGATCGCCCGCGGCAAGCTGCAGCGCGACGGTGAGAGCTTCGGCGCCGCTGTTCCCGATTTCGTCACGCCCGAATTCGTCCGCGACGAGGTGGCGCGCGGGCGGGCCATCATTCCCGCCAACATCAACCACCCAGAGAGCGAACCGATGATCATCGGCCGCAATTTCCTGGTCAAGATCAACGCCAATATCGGAAATTCCGCCGTCACCTCGTCGATGGCCGAAGAGGTCGAAAAAATGGTCTGGGCGATCCGCTGGGGCGCCGATACCGTGATGGACCTGTCGACCGGCCGCAACATCCACAACATCCGCGACTGGATCGTGCGCAATTCACCGGTGCCGATCGGTACGGTGCCGCTTTACCAGGCGCTCGAAAAGGTCGGCGGCGTCGCCGAGGACCTGACCTGGGAGGTCTACCGCGACACGCTGATCGAACAGGCCGAACAAGGCGTCGACTATTTCACCATCCACGGCGGCGTGCGGCTGCACTACATTCCGCTGACCGTGAACCGGGTCACGGGCATCGTCTCGCGCGGCGGGTCGATCATGGCCAAATGGTGCTTGCACCACCACCGGGAAAGCTTCCTCTACGAGCACTTTGCCGAGATCTGCGACATCTGCCGCGCCTATGACGTGTCCTTCTCGCTCGGCGACGGCCTTCGTCCAGGCTCCATCGCCGATGCCAACGACGCGGCGCAATTCGCCGAGTTGGAAACGCTGGGTGAGCTGACGAAGATCGCCTGGGCCAAGGATTGCCAGGTGATGATCGAGGGGCCCGGCCACGTGCCGATGCACAAGATCAAGGAGAACATGGACAAGCAGCTCACCGTCTGCGGCGAGGCGCCGTTCTATACGCTTGGGCCGCTGACGACCGACATCGCGCCGGGCTACGACCACATCACCTCAGGCATTGGCGCTGCGATGATCGGCTGGTTCGGCACCGCCATGCTCTGCTATGTCACGCCCAAGGAGCATCTCGGCCTTCCCGATCGCAACGATGTCAAGATTGGCGTGATCACCTACAAGATCGCTGCCCATGCCGCCGATCTGGCGAAAGGCCATCCGGCAGCGAAAGTCAGGGATGATGCCCTTTCCCGTGCGCGCTTCGAGTTCCGCTGGGAAGACCAGTTCAACCTGTCGCTCGATCCTGAAACCGCGCGGTCCTTCCACGACCAGACCTTGCCCAAGGAGGCGCACAAGGTGGCCCATTTCTGCTCGATGTGCGGGCCGAAATTCTGCTCCATGCGTATCTCCCACGACATCCGTGCCGAGGCACAGAAAGAGGGCATGGCGGCGATGGCGACGAAATACCGCGAGGGCGGCGATCTCTACTTGCCGGTAGACGAGACCGGCGTACCGCTCATGCCAGAGGCGCCGGAATCGTCATGA
- the thiO gene encoding glycine oxidase ThiO: MRALVKGAGVAGLTAAFELAARGAAVTVVETWRGIGGNASWCAGGMLAPWCERESAEQLVLDLGRDAADWWDAALPGQVTRAGTLVVAAPRDAGELDRFASRTSGHRRVDEDEIAILEPDLAGRFRRGLLFPDEAHLDPRQAIAALHDKLSAMGVEFHFGCEARHGSGFDRQIDCTGMAAADDRLRGVRGEMLILRTPDISLSRPVRLLHPRFPLYAVPRTEHRFMIGATMIESQSAGPVTVRSMMELLGAAYALHPAFGEAEIVEAGVGVRPAFPDNLPRVEANGEIIAINGLYRHGFLLAPAMARQAADLVFSQDRTKELAHETDRQRRSA, translated from the coding sequence ATGAGGGCGCTCGTAAAAGGGGCCGGCGTCGCCGGCCTCACTGCCGCCTTTGAGCTCGCAGCTCGCGGCGCGGCGGTGACCGTCGTCGAGACCTGGCGTGGCATCGGTGGCAATGCGTCATGGTGCGCCGGCGGCATGCTGGCGCCATGGTGCGAGCGTGAAAGTGCCGAACAGCTGGTGCTGGATCTCGGACGCGACGCCGCCGACTGGTGGGATGCGGCCCTGCCGGGTCAGGTGACACGGGCCGGAACGCTGGTCGTGGCCGCGCCGCGTGATGCCGGCGAGCTCGACCGGTTCGCCAGTCGCACGTCGGGGCATCGGCGTGTCGATGAGGACGAAATTGCGATCCTGGAGCCCGACCTCGCCGGCCGCTTCCGGCGCGGATTGCTGTTTCCCGATGAGGCTCATCTCGACCCGCGCCAGGCGATCGCGGCACTTCATGACAAGCTCTCGGCCATGGGTGTCGAATTCCACTTCGGCTGCGAGGCCCGGCATGGTTCCGGTTTCGATCGTCAGATCGACTGCACCGGAATGGCAGCAGCCGATGACAGGCTGCGCGGCGTTCGCGGCGAGATGCTGATCCTGCGCACGCCTGATATCTCGCTGTCGCGCCCGGTCAGGCTGCTGCATCCGCGCTTTCCACTCTATGCGGTGCCGCGCACCGAGCATCGTTTCATGATTGGCGCGACGATGATTGAAAGCCAGTCCGCCGGACCGGTGACAGTGCGTTCCATGATGGAGCTTCTGGGTGCCGCCTATGCCCTCCATCCAGCCTTTGGCGAGGCCGAGATCGTTGAAGCCGGTGTCGGCGTTCGTCCAGCCTTTCCCGACAACCTGCCGCGCGTCGAAGCGAACGGTGAGATCATCGCGATCAACGGGCTCTATCGTCACGGTTTTCTCCTCGCCCCCGCCATGGCGCGCCAGGCTGCCGACCTGGTTTTCAGTCAAGACAGAACCAAGGAGCTTGCTCATGAGACTGACCGTCAACGGCGAAGCGCATGA
- the thiS gene encoding sulfur carrier protein ThiS — MRLTVNGEAHELAATTLAELLAALDYEGDWLATAVNSDLVHKAKRAEFQLSDGDRIEILSPMQGG, encoded by the coding sequence ATGAGACTGACCGTCAACGGCGAAGCGCATGAGCTTGCCGCCACCACGCTGGCCGAACTGCTTGCCGCGCTCGACTATGAGGGCGACTGGCTGGCAACGGCCGTCAACAGCGACCTCGTGCACAAGGCCAAGCGGGCGGAGTTCCAGTTGAGCGACGGCGACCGGATCGAAATCCTCTCGCCCATGCAGGGTGGCTAG
- a CDS encoding thiazole synthase produces MLELYGTELPSRLLLGTAQYPSPAILADAVNASGTSVVTVSLRREMAGGRAGEQFWSLIRSLGVKILPNTAGCHSVKEAVMTAKMAREVFGTSWIKLEVIGNHDTLQPDVFGLVEAARILCEDGFAVFPYTTDDLVVAERLLAAGCKVLMPWCAPIGSALGPVNIMALRSMRGHFPDVPLIVDAGLGRPSHAATVMELGFDAVLLNTAVAKAADPVGMARAFGKAVEAGREAFSSGTLEPRDVAVPSTPTIGRAVFS; encoded by the coding sequence ATGCTCGAGCTTTATGGAACCGAGCTTCCGTCGCGCCTGCTTCTCGGCACCGCGCAATATCCTTCGCCGGCCATCCTTGCCGATGCCGTCAACGCTTCGGGCACTTCCGTGGTGACCGTCTCGTTGCGCCGTGAAATGGCAGGCGGTAGGGCCGGCGAACAATTCTGGTCGTTGATCCGCTCGCTCGGCGTCAAAATCCTGCCCAACACTGCTGGCTGCCACTCCGTCAAGGAAGCGGTCATGACCGCGAAAATGGCGCGCGAAGTCTTCGGCACGAGCTGGATCAAGCTCGAAGTGATCGGCAACCACGATACGCTGCAGCCGGATGTGTTCGGCCTGGTCGAAGCCGCCCGCATCCTGTGTGAAGACGGTTTTGCGGTATTCCCCTATACCACCGATGACCTTGTTGTCGCGGAGCGGCTGCTTGCGGCGGGCTGCAAGGTCTTGATGCCGTGGTGCGCCCCGATCGGCTCGGCGCTGGGGCCGGTCAACATTATGGCACTGCGCTCGATGCGCGGACATTTCCCCGATGTCCCGCTGATTGTGGATGCGGGGCTCGGGCGTCCGTCGCACGCGGCAACTGTCATGGAACTCGGCTTCGACGCCGTGCTGCTGAACACGGCGGTCGCCAAGGCGGCCGATCCGGTCGGCATGGCGCGTGCGTTCGGCAAGGCGGTCGAGGCCGGTCGTGAGGCTTTCAGTTCGGGAACGCTCGAACCGCGTGACGTCGCCGTGCCATCGACACCGACGATCGGCAGGGCGGTGTTTTCATGA
- a CDS encoding thiamine phosphate synthase: MKLDPFYLIVDSTAWIERLVPLGVRLVQLRIKTMDEAGLRAEIRKAKALCARYRCQLIINDYWRLAIKEGCDFVHLGQEDLQTADLSRIRAAGVRLGLSTHDDIELETAMFAEPDYIALGPIYPTILKKMKWAPQGIERISEWKRRVAPIPLVAIGGLNPDRLDGVFAAGADSAAVVTDITLKDDPEARTREWIEKTDRWR, translated from the coding sequence ATGAAGCTCGATCCTTTCTACCTGATCGTCGACAGCACTGCCTGGATCGAACGGCTGGTGCCGCTCGGCGTCAGGCTGGTGCAGCTTCGCATCAAGACCATGGATGAGGCCGGGTTGCGCGCGGAGATCCGCAAGGCGAAGGCCTTGTGCGCTCGATACCGGTGCCAGCTCATCATCAATGATTACTGGCGGCTGGCGATCAAGGAAGGCTGCGACTTCGTGCATCTCGGCCAGGAGGATTTGCAGACCGCCGACCTTTCACGGATTCGGGCAGCCGGCGTCAGGCTCGGACTGAGCACACATGATGATATCGAACTGGAAACGGCGATGTTCGCCGAGCCCGACTATATCGCGCTCGGCCCCATCTACCCGACCATCCTGAAGAAGATGAAATGGGCGCCGCAAGGGATCGAACGGATCAGCGAATGGAAGCGCCGGGTCGCACCGATTCCATTGGTCGCCATTGGTGGCCTCAACCCAGACCGGCTCGACGGTGTCTTTGCGGCTGGCGCGGATAGCGCCGCGGTGGTGACCGACATTACGCTGAAGGACGACCCCGAAGCGCGCACGCGAGAATGGATCGAAAAGACGGACCGATGGCGCTGA
- a CDS encoding hydroxymethylpyrimidine/phosphomethylpyrimidine kinase, protein MALKREPHVLVVGGSDSSGGAGIARDIETISSIGVRTCLAVTALTVQTHEAVTAIHPCQPGLVADQMRAALQANKVAAIKIGMLATAEIIVAVATVLRENPQVPAVLDSVLASTSGRALLATGAIAVMKRDLMPLCRVVIPNLIELALLVGSEPAVDEDGAVRQGRELLATGAQALLIKGGHATGPRSTDILLRSDQQPIHFDTPRLAASMRGTGCMLASAIAAHLANARSLEDSVRKGKLFVFEKLQEIASI, encoded by the coding sequence ATGGCGCTGAAGCGAGAACCGCATGTGCTTGTTGTCGGTGGGTCGGACTCCAGCGGTGGCGCCGGCATCGCGCGCGACATCGAGACGATCTCTTCCATTGGCGTGCGCACCTGCCTTGCTGTCACGGCGCTAACGGTGCAGACGCACGAAGCCGTCACGGCGATCCATCCTTGTCAACCCGGTCTGGTGGCCGATCAAATGCGGGCGGCACTTCAGGCCAACAAGGTCGCGGCCATCAAGATAGGCATGCTCGCAACGGCCGAGATCATCGTTGCCGTTGCCACCGTGCTGCGCGAAAATCCGCAGGTGCCGGCGGTGCTCGACTCGGTGCTGGCCTCGACGTCAGGCCGGGCGCTGCTGGCAACAGGTGCCATCGCCGTCATGAAGCGCGATCTGATGCCGCTTTGCCGGGTCGTCATTCCCAATCTCATCGAGCTGGCGCTCCTTGTTGGCTCGGAACCGGCAGTGGATGAGGACGGCGCGGTCAGACAAGGCCGGGAATTGTTGGCCACCGGCGCGCAGGCCCTGCTGATCAAGGGTGGTCATGCAACGGGACCCCGATCGACAGACATTCTGTTGCGTTCCGATCAGCAGCCAATCCACTTCGACACACCACGCCTTGCCGCATCGATGCGCGGGACGGGTTGCATGCTGGCCAGCGCGATTGCGGCGCATCTGGCGAATGCGAGATCACTCGAAGACAGCGTGCGCAAAGGCAAGCTGTTTGTTTTCGAGAAGCTCCAGGAGATTGCATCCATCTGA
- the pmtA gene encoding phospholipid N-methyltransferase PmtA, which translates to MVFRLKERLGRKFEEEVRFFKGWQKDRKRVGAIMPTSVYAARRIASVINPASGMPVLELGAGTGVITKAILERGIKPHQLISVEYSEDFYQRLTRGFPGVNFRLGDAFALGEVLADRHGEQFDCVISAVPLLSFPMEQRVALLEDLLARIPAGRPVIQITYGLLSPVIKMPDRYVVSHYDFVVRNIPPAQLWTYRRAV; encoded by the coding sequence ATGGTCTTTCGCTTGAAGGAACGCCTCGGCAGGAAGTTTGAAGAGGAAGTACGTTTCTTCAAGGGCTGGCAAAAAGACAGGAAACGAGTGGGCGCGATCATGCCAACGTCCGTTTATGCCGCGCGCCGTATTGCAAGCGTGATCAACCCAGCGTCGGGAATGCCGGTTCTTGAACTTGGCGCCGGAACCGGCGTCATCACCAAGGCCATTTTGGAAAGGGGCATTAAACCTCATCAGCTGATTTCGGTTGAATATTCCGAGGATTTCTATCAGCGCCTGACGCGCGGCTTTCCGGGCGTGAATTTCCGATTGGGCGATGCGTTCGCGCTAGGGGAAGTGCTTGCCGATCGGCACGGCGAGCAATTCGACTGCGTTATAAGTGCGGTGCCTCTGTTAAGCTTTCCGATGGAACAGCGCGTTGCCTTGCTTGAAGATTTGCTGGCCCGCATTCCGGCTGGCAGACCTGTGATCCAGATCACCTACGGACTCTTGTCACCGGTGATCAAAATGCCCGACCGCTATGTCGTGTCCCACTATGATTTCGTTGTCCGCAATATCCCGCCCGCACAGCTCTGGACTTACCGACGAGCAGTCTGA